In Podospora pseudopauciseta strain CBS 411.78 chromosome 2 map unlocalized CBS411.78m_2, whole genome shotgun sequence, the genomic stretch GTATTTTTCCAAGAAAGGGCTCCTCTAATTCCAGGTGTCAATCAGGGTCAATGAACTGTACAAAGATGTTTGTGAGATAGGTAGCACTATTGGATATGACATTGAGTTTTAGTTTCAAAAACTTGCTGCTTGCCAATGGGACGCTACACATTGAGACTACCTAGGTGCAGTGAAACCACTCTGTGTCATACCTACCTGCCGGAGTTAAAATCAATCATATGTGTAAAAGAGATAAGGGCACATCGATGATATTCAAAACTCTCACGTCAGTGTCAGCCCAGGTGGCCAAAGTCACGCATCAAACCCagcctgcctcctcctcttcataATCGGCCTCAGTTGATCCCCCGCCCACCCATCCTCATAGTCATCCTTGAGATCAAACGTCCCCTCAGGCTGAATAGCCAGTGCCCGTCCTGCATTTCCAAGTCAGCATAGTTCCCCTCAGACTTGAAAGCACAACACATACCATGcacaccgccatcaaccgcACAATAACTCGCAGCCTCCACACAAGCCTCCACGCTCACAAAATCCAGCACCCTCGCCATTTCAACCCCCCTAGCCGCCATCGCATTCTTAATCGGCGCCACAAGCGGCGTGTCCACAAACCACGGCGCCAGCAAATTGCACCTGACGCCGATATCCAGCGTCCGGGCGCGCGTGCTCCTGAACAAACCCCGGACGCCGAATTTGCTGGCGGGGTAGGTCGATGCCTTGGGACTGTCCATGTACGCACCGATTGAGGCGACCAGGATAAGTGACTTGTCCGGCTTTGCACCTTCCGAACCACCAGCAGGAGGCAACAATCGGAGGTAATACAGCGCCAGCCAGGAGCTGTAATAGACCCCAATCAGATTCACCTCTATGTTCCTAATGTTTGGCTTTGCAGGGTCGGCGGCGAGGCTGGGCTGGCCGGCGGCGAGGACGTGGTCGACTTGGTTGCCTGGCATGAAGGCTGTGCCGGCGAAGGTGGCGACGATGTCGAGCgcttgggttggggaggagatgattGCTGTTTTGAAGGCTTGCACTTGCGAGTCCCAGTTTGTGACGTCGCACTGGACGTACTTGATGTTGTTAGGTAGGGAGTcaggggggggttggatgtCGGCGACTGTGACGTGGGCTCCGGCGGATGCCcaggcgagggcggtggcaaggccgaggccggAGGCGCCGCCAGTGATGAGGGCTGATTTACCgcggagggtggagaggttgacgttggtggagatggggtcCATTTCGACGGGAAAGGCTGGGGGCGTGCCggtgggtgggatgatggggtttgtTCGTATGAGGTTTGGTTGACTTCGAGTTATTCTTTTTGTAAGAACTAGCAGTGCCTTGATCATGCAATCTATGCAAACACGTGGGAcggccttcttctggttGGTAGAAGCTCGGGGCCCGGAGGAGGGTCGATGCAGGTTCGGAGGGACAAAACTAGAACTCTAGCAACCTCGAGTATCGAGCCCTCTACCATCTCTTGTCTGCCCCTCTCACTGTGAAAGGACAAAAGCCCTTCATGATGGAGCTCGTCACACAGTACATCCTTGCTGTAAGTCACGCTTTGTGAAAGATGAAGAGCCAAACAGATACTGACCAACCCACggctccttcttctcatccccATGACGATAGGATTCCATCGCCTATACTTCCACCCACTCCGGAACCACCCAGGACCACGATTGTGGGCCGTCTCACGTCTCCCCTGGCTCTACAGCACAGTCAAAGGCACCATTATCCAAGACCTCAAAGCCTTCCATGAACAATACGGCCCCGTAGTTCGAGTAGCACCCAACGAGCTATcatacaccacccccgccgcaGCAAAGCCAATCTACCAGTCCAACCCGGAATTCCCGAAGGACCCCAtgcacctccccccctttcacAACGGAACACCAGGCATCCTCGCCGCagaccaccaaaaccaccggcgctaccgccgcctcctctcgGGAGCCTTCTCCGACCGGGGAATGCGCGCCCAGCAAAACATGATCCAGCATCATGTCGACCTGCTAGTCTCACAACTCAAACAGGCGGCGTcacaagacaacaacaacaacagcaacaacaacaacaacaacaacaactcggTAGACATGTGCCAATGGTACAACTGGACAACCTTTGACATCATCGGCGACCTCGCCTTTGGCGAATCCTTTGGCTGCCTCTCCAACGCGGCCACGCACGAGTGGATCGCGTCCATCCAGGGAAACGTCAAGGCCATCCCCGTCATCAACGCCATCCGCCGGCTGAGGCTGGACTGGATCATCCCTTTGATCGCCCCCAGGAAACTCCTCGCCATGCGGGCTCGCAACGCAAAGTTCACCGAGGACAGGGTGGACGCCCGGAGAGGGCTCGGGACAACGACGCCACGGGGTGACTTGTGGGATGGTGTGATGGAGGGCATGTCTCGGGACGAGATGATCAGCAACGCCAGCGCCATTGTCCTTGCGGGGAGCGAGACCTCGGCCACGCTGCTGAGCGGGTGCacgtggctgctgctgcggaaCCCCGAGGTGCTGGGGAGACTGACGGAGCATGTACGGGGGTCGTTTGGGGATGAGTCGGAGATTGACCTGATTAGTGTGGGGAAGCTAGATTACATGCTCGCTGTGCTGGATGAGGCTTTGAGGTTGTACCCGCCTGTTCCTATGCAGAGTAACCGTGTGGTGACTGGCAAAGGGGGGGCCTCGATTGCGGGTGGATGGGTTCCTGAAGGGGTAAGTTTGTTCCTGTTCCCCAAAGGAAACATGACAAAGCAAACTGGTATGCTAATTTGAAAGGACCTGAGACAAGACCTCAGTGGCACTCCAGCTCTACGCGGCATGTAGATCCAGCAGTAACTTCCACCGGCCGAATGAATTTCTCCCTGAGCGCTGGCTCGGGGGAAAGGACGGGGGTGCCTTTGCCGATGACCGGCGTGAGGTATCCCAGCCGTTCAGCATCGGTCCCCGCAACTGTATCGGCCGCCAGCTCGCCTACGCCGAGATGCGGCTCATCCTGGCCAAGATCTTGTGGCACTTTGACCTGGAGCTTGATTGCGCCAAGATGCAGGGCCGCGATTGGATGGGGGGCCAGGGGGTTTGGATCCTGTGGGATAAGCCACCGCTCTGGGTGACGGTGCGTCCCAGGCCGCGTTCCCGACTTGTTTGAGCGTGCCGCGGAGGATTCAGTGTGTGAGTGGTAGTGCAGTAGTAATGCAATAgtgcccaccccccacctGAACCCCTATTCAGATAGCACATGGTGAATTGTGAGGGCCTTGTAGGATCGATAAGCCCATGCGTGTCAGTGCAAGGGATTCCCTGCGAGGAATTCCCTTGTCGGGGCTTGTAGCGTAATGCCTACCCTTTGCAATTTCACGTCAATCCCCATCGACCGGTTAAGGCTTGGAAACGTAGCAGTCGTGTTGCAGAGTTGTTGTCGTACATATATGAGGTATCTAACATAGTACGTGGTCCAGCTGGCTGGTTTGATGGTCCCACAAGATTACCTCGACATGAGATCTAGGTATGTCATTGCTGTCCCTCCTGTTCCAAGATGGGTATGCAGGTGAGAGGCGTTCGCAAAGTTGAGCGGCCAATGGGATGAGTGAGCCACCATCTACCACCCACCGGTTAGGCGTCCCCAGTGAGGGCCCTGTCACCCAATCCACCCATCTTCATATCCTTCACCGCTTTTTTCGTGTAAGTCGTCTGCTGCTGGTAGGAGGAGATACGCCGTGCTGTGCCGTGATGCTGCAGCCGGAAGGATTTAAGGATGGCAAAGGATAAAGTCTTGTTGTATGTAGCCCACTTACTCAGCTGAGCGTGGTACGACAGGCGCTATCGTTTCTTCAAACGCTAGCGATCCGCAGTTCGTTCAATTGGAAAATGATGTGATGATCGGCCTGGAGTTGACGTTACAGTTTTGTCATGGTGTGATACCCCACACTCTGGACCTGCTGTCAGCGAGCACAGTTTTGCCCGCTGGCATGAGGATCAGACGATACAGTAGGTTTCCAGTATGCCTCTAATGCTGCGAAGAGTTCTgattcaccatcaccatttTATACAATGCTATCAAAGATATAATGCATCAATATAGATTGGCCCCTGGAGAATCAGCGCCTAAGATCATCGTAGGACTGATATCGAATCTCCAGCGCCACAAACGGGCTGCTTGGGCATCGGATCTCATCCGTGACCACAAACCCTCCTGAGCTATCGCGGATACCGTTTAGGAggtccaccacctcaacctttTCCGCGTGGCGGCCGTTGGAGAGCTGCAGCAGGGAAATATCTCGCAACCGTGCCGTCGCCTCAACTTCAACGTCCACCGTACCTGGAGGCGGGAGAACCAGGGCCGTCAGAATGAGTCGGGACCCTGGATTGGCCCGCAGCACATCGACGTGTGCGGTAAGCTCTGCAGTGGCGTGGATGGCGATAGTACTCCACTTGagggatggggttggagacgGGAGGTGTAGAATGTAGATGGCGGCATTCCGTACCGGTTGCGAGGTCCCTAGAGACCGTTTCTGAAGGGTGACCTTGGCATTGTGATCCGAGAACCCGATTCCAGGGACCGGTGGGAGGGCGgcagggaggtgggggagacaGGGTAAatcagaagaggagggtgtggtggttgaaggagCTTCATACATTTGTACGATGAACTGGAGTGTCGGAAACAAAGCCACCAGGCCAGCCGCTGTAGCGGACGAGTGAGCGCCAACCTGCGATTGGTGGTCAGAGTTATCGTAGTTTCGCTAGTGGGAGATCTCGTGTGACCAGCTAGGTGGGTATAGGAGTGTAGCAGGGGTAAGGTAACTTACGTCCACCACCGTGGCATTTCCCAAGCTGCCCCAGTCCACCCGCATCAGCACATCGCGGGTTCCGGCTTGGTCGCCGTTTGTAACGGATTCAAGATAAGTGCCAAACTGGCGCTGGAGTCTGGGTTGTAGCTCAAAGACACTGGCTATAGGAACGCCGGTATCAAAGGCAACTGTGTAGGCAGACTGATCGGAGCGGTCTGAAGCTCCGTACTGCCTGGTGGCATTTGCCATCTTCAACGAGGCCGGGGCAGCGGTGCCCGAAAGAAACATGACCGCGTCGAGAAGTGCCGGCTCGGTCACAAACTGCGCCGATAAAGGGCTGTGGGCGACATGACCCTGCTGGGGCTCCTGAAGGAATCCCGAAGTGATCATCAGGCGGCTGACTCGGAAGAGCTGACCCTCTGGCACGCCACAGATATCGGCCACATCCTTGAAAGGAACAGCGTCGTCGAGCGGGATACATGCCAACACCTGGAATTCGCACAGCCATTGGAGACAGGCAACCAGTTGAGTCTGCCAACAAGGAGAAGTCTCAGCTTTCCGAAATACCTAGGCTTCCAAGGCTCGTAACAGGAACCTGAGGAAACACGGGCATGGTAAAAAGTCGGCACGGGTGGGACTAGAGGGACAAGCGGGTAGAAAAAAGCCGAAACCGGGGAGATAGTAAAAGAACGATACGCACGTGAAGGGCTAGGCCCCGAAGGAAATCGCTAGGTTGTCGCTGCATCACCTGTTTCCAACAGGCTTGGTGATAGTCAGAGATAATGAGTTCCCAGACCGTGACTGGGAAGTCTTGAGATAAGTATGGGGGCCAGTGGGGCCAAATTCTTAGGATATCAGGTGCTCGGCAAAGTGATTAGGTAGGTATTGAAGGAAGGTAGGATTCCGCTCCGCACTGACGGCGATCTCGGGAGGCTAACAACGAGGAGAGAGAACGGTTGTTTGACAAGCCATAGACTGAACAGCCGTGGGGTCTCAAGTCGATCTGGTGAAGTCGTGTGCGGGTTAGGTAAACGTGAAACATATGGTTTCCGAAGGAAGCTGGGGATCAAGGAATGGAATTGGTGGAGGACTAATCGGAGGGTGTTTCCCCTAAGAGGAACGAGAAGGGATCTTCCGGTCGCTACTATGGGTGATATCAGTGGTCTGGACCCGACAGTCGCATGGCTGGGCTCTGTGCTCGCTGTCAACTCGGTTCATACGATTATTGTTTTTTCATGATCCTGTGCAGTTCATTTACCAAACGAAGGGGAACTTGCAGCGATGGTTCAGTGTACAGCGGCTCGACCCAGTGGCGGTCACTAGGCCGGAACAGGAAGGTTGGTGAAAACGCAAACGGTACCTACAGGAAGTTGGGGTAGTGGGGGTTGTGATTCAAATCGAGTGCGAGACACTAAGTAATCTGTCGGACCTACTTCGCTCCGTCGAGGATTTCGACCTTCCAATCCCTCAGTTAGTCTCTGATATGAAGGGTCTCGATACCTACCTGCTGTTAAAGCCCGTCTTACAGCCTGTGATACCTGCTCATAGGGTATGGTGTCACATTCCGCATTATGCAAGCAGCATGTCTCATAAGCCTCCGAACATCTGCTGTGGCCCAGATGCACGGCCAAGTAGCATTGCGTCTGCAGTTGGTTTTGTGAGAGCGGGGTTATTATGTACCATAGACAGATGTGTAATGGACTTGAAGCTCGAGCTCGCTTATCTGAGAACTACAGGTATCTCACTGGTGAAGCCGTTCTATATAGACAGACACTCTCACCTTCGTGAGTGGCATAACAAGCTCGACGTCAGGTCTGTGTAATCTTATTTTACGCACCTTTTTTCGCGGTAATGCTCGACAAAACAGCTCCGAGTCCATCGTCAGCCGGCCCACCCAGCGCTCAGAATGCCCGGAAGTTGCGGGATAGCTGCACCGAGTGTGCGAGCTCCAAGGTCAAGTGCGGCAAGGAGAAACCCACATGCTCACGGTGTGTTCGTCGGGGGGCCAAGTGCACCTACATGGCGTCAAGAAGGACAGGACGAACCTCGTCCAACGCGTCCAAAATTGCTGCCGAAAACAATCCGAACGGCGCTACCATCGAAGTCAACGGCGGCACAGGCTTGGCCCGGAATGAAAGGACTGAACCATCGAGGCCAGTACTGCGCGTGGGAACGCCCTTGAATACACAGTCCACGACgatgacaacgacaacaacaaacacctccgccgccggggACCAGCAGACCCGCCACAGCACCCCAGGCCCCGGGCCCGAATTGGATGCTATCGACCCCGAGCTGTGGAGTTCCATCCTGTCGCCCAGCGGCTTGATCACGTGTGACCCGGCCAGCCTCTCACCCCCCTTGACAAGCATCGGCACCGATGTCGGGAGTCTGTTCGACTTGGATTTTCATTCCCCCATGGTTATCGATTACCCGGTGGCAGACCAGACAGGGCACGGTGAAGGCCGGCCGGTATCGGATCTAACCAGCAGGATCAACGCTTCGGTCACCGATCGCGATGTCTTTGCCTCTCACCATCTGACGTCCGAGTTCGACTGGTCCATGGTTCAGAAACCACAGTGTTGCTTCTCCATCGCCATCGACATCCTCAGCCGCCTGTTTCCGCCGGCACCAGCTGGGTGCAAGCATCCACCAGCGAGCCAGGTTGACACACCCAAGGCACGCACCATCGAATCGGTCATCTCGGAGAACAAGCAGACCATAGAGTCCCTCACCAGGCTCCTGGATTGTGATTGCTCGACAGACCAGTACCTCATATCGCTCATGACGCTCATTGCGCTCAAGGTCATGGGTTGGTATGCTGCTGCGGCCGACGACGCTGCCTCGGCGCACCCTGCGGCCTTTGAGTGGCCGGCCTCCCAATCTTCGTCCCGCTCCAGATCATCTGTCTCGTCGGGCTCTGTGGCTTCGGGCTCCCTCGGTGAGCAGGTGTTGCGGCTACCTACCATTATCGGCAACTACTGCGTCGCTGGCCAGCACCAGGATCGCATGGCAGCTCAGCTCGTCCTGAGCGAGCTCCACCGAGTGCAGAAAATTGTGAACGGACTGTCATCGCGGTTAGAAAGCATCCGCCTGCGTGCAGCTCAGGACGGCGGTTCCGGGGCTAGCTCTGGGTCGAGCAGTGTGGGCGATGTAAGCGAGCAGCCACTAGGCGGTGCTCGTGCCGGGCCCCTCTCAGTTCCAACCTTCACCCAGCTTGAGGATGACCTGAGAAAGCGATTCCGGGTGTTGTCGTCGGAAACGATCAACGTCCTTCGTCGCGCCTAGAGGTTCTGTTCCCTATCGATTGCACGTGTCACGAGTAATGACTTGGCGTTGGCGTTGGCGAGTTTTCAGGGGCCCATGATGTCTTTGTTCCAAACTCGCCGTTTCAGTGTTGTTCTCTGATAAGATATAATAAATAGCAGCATCAGAAATCATCGTTATTGTCTCATCGATGACTTTTTGGGTGCGAGTCCTCAAGTCGTGCGACCTCCAGAGGTCCCATGCCAAGCCTAACCTGTTAGCCCCCGAACTGTTTTTCCATTCGGTCCAGTATTGTGGAGCCAAAGCATTGGTTCTAGGGCCCCTGACGGATTTACTGTAGCGGGGCCCGATTTGGCTGTCAAGTCTCGAACTCAAGCTGGCTCATTGCCCATCATGCAGTGAGCAAAAAGATAACAGTCCAATGCAGGTGCTGCACACCCCTCATCAATCAAAACTCTCAAATCTTGGGCGAGGGATCCCCTGAACCATGGCACGATCTCTTGGCAATTGTTTGTGACCGCGGTTCCTTGGGACCCCCGCAACGCTAAACCAAGCAGGAATTGGGGTCGATTTCTGTGGGCTTGTAACGATGCGCTAGTAGGCGCTAAATCTTATTTGTACGACACTCATGATCATGATCAGTCACTTCAGTCCATCTCAAATTGTCACAGACCGGTGTGGCAAAGCAGCCAGTGTCAGTGTCCCTGCATTTGCGATCTTGTCTCATACCCAGGAACCCAGGATTCAGGAGCAGAATATTATTTGTAGCACACTCACCCATTGTATGCTACCCTCTTCGCGCAGGCTGACCACCCACCagggccaccaccaccagctcgtATGCATTGTACTCATGCTGGCAGGGTGTGGCCGCATCCGCGTACTCGCTTCCATATTTCTCACAATTGGCCCGCTCTAGGCGTGCTATCACGACCGTTGCTTACGTGGTGTGTTACTATCTTCAGCCTCGTTCTGCTTTCGCTCTCTCATGCATGTGTGAGACATTGGAGACCCTGCAGCATGCTAACCCCTCTACCAAGCCAACTTTGATCCATCCTCATGCAGCACAAACTGGCCAGACGTCTTCTCCTTGGTCGCTTCGTCAATCTGTCGCGCAAGAGAGGCCCGGCACGTCAGCAAGTGTTTTTCCTTTGCCCACCAAACAAAGAAAATAGCTACATACCCGCGCGCAAATTCCCGTTATGCTCTCCTCGATCGTGGTCGGCGCTTTGCTTCGGCCCATGAGACGCGCCCCCTGATCTCCCATGTCGGTTTGAACATGGCTACCCAAACCGATCAGTTCAGCCTTGGGAAAAGTTAAACGCCATCATGAAAAAATATCTTACCCGGGATCCACAATAAAAGCCACCAGCCACTTATTCTCAAAGTGAAACTTTCTCACCAACCAGTTCGCCGCCAGCTTGGACACGCAGTACGCACTCAGCGGGACGCGTGCGTACTCTTCCATCCCCGTGATGGTGCTCAGCGGTGCCCCGACGAGCACAAACTTTGCGTTTCCCGCCTTTGCCGCCTGGAGCAGGAGGCGCGTGGCCTGGAACAGGAGCAGCACCGAGTACGTGTTGACCATCATGTGATTTTGCAGGTGCTCGAGCTGCATCGTCGAGGCGGGGCCGTAGTTTGTCGCAATGGCGGCGTTGGCGATGACCACGTCCAGGTGGGTGATGCTGTGATTGGTCTGGAGCTGCGAGGCGGCGGCCGAGGCGTCGCTTTCCGAGGCGCAGTCCAGCTTGACGACTACGAGGGACGAGGTGTCTGCCTTTGGGAGAGACTCCAGGGCGGCTGACTGAGTCGCGACATCACGCACGCAGGCAATGACGATGCTGtcggggcggaggaggtaggCGGCTACGAGGCCTTTGCCGATGCCTGTGGTTGTGTTATCATTAGAGATGCAAAATGGAACAGAATGGGAAGCAGCAGTACCTCTGCTGGCGCCAGTTATCAGATAGGTCTGTTTGTAGTTTCCTTTGCCGTTGATGCCGTTCATGATGGCGGCCATCATGTTTTGTCTGCCCTCCTTGGCAAGTCTACGTTCAAGTCTGACCCGAGGATCCAAGTGCTTGGGAGGTTTTTGTACAGCCAACGCGGGTGATAGTTCATTCCCGAATCCACAGCATCGGCATCCGACCAAGCTTCCCCCGGACTACATCCGGCAACTGGCATCTGTCATCGCAACGTGCGGGGCCATGCATTTTTGAGAAACAGGACGTTTCATTTTGTTGCGTATGTCAAAGAACGACAAAAGGTGAATATCTGATTACATGTTCTTTCATATCATTGATGTCCTGCTCTCAAAAGGCACCGACGGCTTAGTTCCGCTTCGGCGCGGGGGCACCGTCCAAAATACCCAGTAGTACGGCACCAACGGCGGTGATCATGGGCGCATACCCCCAGTGGTTCCACTCTCCCTGCCCATGACTCCAGCACACAATGCCGTCAACCACGGCAACACCACTAGCGGCAACGAGGGTCCAGCCAAGCGACTTCTTTGTGCCGAAGAGGGCAGCAGCGTAGATAGCCACTCCCATAAAAATGTCGCGCGCACCATACACGGCCATCAAGCTGTCCACCATCTTGGCATCGGCAGCGGACGCCGGGGGAGCGAACTCGAAGAAGGTGAGGGCATGTTGCGGGCGGAGGATAGCGTTGATGCCAAAGccggtgaagatggtggcaAAAGCGTGGGCAGCATACTGCAGAGCGGAAAGCTGAGAAGGGGCCATTGTCAATTGTTCGTCTTGTGATTTGACTGCGATTGCGGGTCAGCAAATGCCTGTCAATGACATTTTTAACTTCTTTGCCCAAGTTACGTACGTGTGATGGTGTGACTCTTGCGATCACTCGGGCTGCTGTGCTCAGTGCGAGATGGAAGGAAGGTtttggagaagaaaaggaagaagcGGGGAGACAGTTGGAGAGTGCTACAGCTGAAAGTTGGGAGGCAGCAACAAAGCTCTAATGCCGTTTTGGGAAGGCATTCAAACTCACTTCCCGTCCTTAGCGGCAAGGTGCAGCGTCTGCCTGCCAGTGTAACCACCCTCTTACAGCAGGCTCTTTGTCTGGTGGTGAGCATTTCGGCCCCTAACCCTTGGGCATCCGGGCACCATCGGTGATTCCCGCACCATGCTACCCTTCCTGCGCCCGCCTCTGCACTCACGTGCTGGGTCTTAACAACACTCATCGGTCAGCGAAAAATTCCAACCCCGAGCTCCCTCACTGGTACTCGGTGACCGGTCATGTTTCTGTGCCACACAGCCTCTCAGAGCGTAGCGCTTTGGCGAACGCCCTGAGCTGGCACACAGCTACACCCACAGCTGTCACTGTCATCTATTTTGGGACAAAGGCTGCTTGTCTAGGAAGCCACCTACCTGTCAAACACCTGCTGGGCGTATCACCAGCCACCGGCGCTAATTGCCTACCTGCTGCTGCGTAGTGTCTGACTGCGGACAGCACACATAATGAGTAATTCAGCACCGTCCAAGGTGGTACCATGTCTCAATACTTCTCTCTCCATGACAGCCAAATATACGACATTCTGAACCGCCATCAGGCGTTTCCTGCCATATCAGGAAACCATATCGTGACACGGATAAACCTTTGTATCCGGATGGGGATATTTCATAGACACAGACGGCCAGATCTCGCATGACGCAAAGTAAGACGGGAGATTACCACTTGTGCATATACCACGCAGCTGAGGACCCGAGGCAACGGTAGGGAGCCTTCTATCAGGCTTCCTCTGTCAGGGGCAACCTCCTTCGCTCAGGGGCAAACCAATCAACAGAGCAGCAATCCTTCAGCCTCCACGTGGTGTAATATCGCTTGCTGTGTTCATGAGGCGCTGCATGACGgcccccatccatccaagACCATACTCGGTTGCCCCGAGCATAAGCCTGCCATGAGGCGCGGTCGAACTAACAGGTGATGGCGTCGTCCTCGAGGCGAAGAGGGAACATTCCAGCAATGGGAGCAGGCCTGGATCATGATGGCTTGGATGGATCACGATGGCTTGGATGGATCACGATGGCTTGGACTTGAGGCAAAGACTCAActggggaaggggatgagACGGACTCGAGTACTTAAAGGTGCCTGGAGCTCAAGCGattctccccatcatcatcaccaccaccatcaccatcaccatcaccatcaccaacagcttCAGGTTTTTACACTGGCAAGATCCGCCA encodes the following:
- a CDS encoding uncharacterized protein (antiSMASH:Cluster_4; SMCOG1001:short-chain dehydrogenase/reductase SDR; COG:Q; EggNog:ENOG503NZWB), with the translated sequence MDPISTNVNLSTLRGKSALITGGASGLGLATALAWASAGAHVTVADIQPPPDSLPNNIKYVQCDVTNWDSQVQAFKTAIISSPTQALDIVATFAGTAFMPGNQVDHVLAAGQPSLAADPAKPNIRNIEVNLIGVYYSSWLALYYLRLLPPAGGSEGAKPDKSLILVASIGAYMDSPKASTYPASKFGVRGLFRSTRARTLDIGVRCNLLAPWFVDTPLVAPIKNAMAARGVEMARVLDFVSVEACVEAASYCAVDGGVHGRALAIQPEGTFDLKDDYEDGWAGDQLRPIMKRRRQAGFDA
- a CDS encoding uncharacterized protein (SMCOG1034:cytochrome P450; COG:Q; EggNog:ENOG503P14Z; antiSMASH:Cluster_4); protein product: MTIGFHRLYFHPLRNHPGPRLWAVSRLPWLYSTVKGTIIQDLKAFHEQYGPVVRVAPNELSYTTPAAAKPIYQSNPEFPKDPMHLPPFHNGTPGILAADHQNHRRYRRLLSGAFSDRGMRAQQNMIQHHVDLLVSQLKQAASQDNNNNSNNNNNNNNSVDMCQWYNWTTFDIIGDLAFGESFGCLSNAATHEWIASIQGNVKAIPVINAIRRLRLDWIIPLIAPRKLLAMRARNAKFTEDRVDARRGLGTTTPRGDLWDGVMEGMSRDEMISNASAIVLAGSETSATLLSGCTWLLLRNPEVLGRLTEHVRGSFGDESEIDLISVGKLDYMLAVLDEALRLYPPVPMQSNRVVTGKGGASIAGGWVPEGTSVALQLYAACRSSSNFHRPNEFLPERWLGGKDGGAFADDRREVSQPFSIGPRNCIGRQLAYAEMRLILAKILWHFDLELDCAKMQGRDWMGGQGVWILWDKPPLWVTVRPRPRSRLV
- a CDS encoding uncharacterized protein (COG:J; SMCOG1042:O-methyltransferase; EggNog:ENOG503P0FQ; antiSMASH:Cluster_4), which produces MQRQPSDFLRGLALHTQLVACLQWLCEFQVLACIPLDDAVPFKDVADICGVPEGQLFRVSRLMITSGFLQEPQQGHVAHSPLSAQFVTEPALLDAVMFLSGTAAPASLKMANATRQYGASDRSDQSAYTVAFDTGVPIASVFELQPRLQRQFGTYLESVTNGDQAGTRDVLMRVDWGSLGNATVVDRNYDNSDHQSQVGAHSSATAAGLVALFPTLQFIVQMYEAPSTTTPSSSDLPCLPHLPAALPPVPGIGFSDHNAKVTLQKRSLGTSQPVRNAAIYILHLPSPTPSLKWSTIAIHATAELTAHVDVLRANPGSRLILTALVLPPPGTVDVEVEATARLRDISLLQLSNGRHAEKVEVVDLLNGIRDSSGGFVVTDEIRCPSSPFVALEIRYQSYDDLRR
- a CDS encoding uncharacterized protein (COG:K; EggNog:ENOG503P5UP; antiSMASH:Cluster_4) is translated as MLDKTAPSPSSAGPPSAQNARKLRDSCTECASSKVKCGKEKPTCSRCVRRGAKCTYMASRRTGRTSSNASKIAAENNPNGATIEVNGGTGLARNERTEPSRPVLRVGTPLNTQSTTMTTTTTNTSAAGDQQTRHSTPGPGPELDAIDPELWSSILSPSGLITCDPASLSPPLTSIGTDVGSLFDLDFHSPMVIDYPVADQTGHGEGRPVSDLTSRINASVTDRDVFASHHLTSEFDWSMVQKPQCCFSIAIDILSRLFPPAPAGCKHPPASQVDTPKARTIESVISENKQTIESLTRLLDCDCSTDQYLISLMTLIALKVMGWYAAAADDAASAHPAAFEWPASQSSSRSRSSVSSGSVASGSLGEQVLRLPTIIGNYCVAGQHQDRMAAQLVLSELHRVQKIVNGLSSRLESIRLRAAQDGGSGASSGSSSVGDVSEQPLGGARAGPLSVPTFTQLEDDLRKRFRVLSSETINVLRRA
- the NOR1 gene encoding NADP-dependent oxidoreductases 1 (SMCOG1001:short-chain dehydrogenase/reductase SDR; COG:Q; antiSMASH:Cluster_4; EggNog:ENOG503P3BH); the encoded protein is MMAAIMNGINGKGNYKQTYLITGASRGIGKGLVAAYLLRPDSIVIACVRDVATQSAALESLPKADTSSLVVVKLDCASESDASAAASQLQTNHSITHLDVVIANAAIATNYGPASTMQLEHLQNHMMVNTYSVLLLFQATRLLLQAAKAGNAKFVLVGAPLSTITGMEEYARVPLSAYCVSKLAANWLVRKFHFENKWLVAFIVDPG
- a CDS encoding uncharacterized protein (COG:S; EggNog:ENOG503P4YH; antiSMASH:Cluster_4), yielding MLTTRQRACCKRVVTLAGRRCTLPLRTGSEFECLPKTALELCCCLPTFSCSTLQLSPRFFLFFSKTFLPSRTEHSSPSDRKSHTITLKSQDEQLTMAPSQLSALQYAAHAFATIFTGFGINAILRPQHALTFFEFAPPASAADAKMVDSLMAVYGARDIFMGVAIYAAALFGTKKSLGWTLVAASGVAVVDGIVCWSHGQGEWNHWGYAPMITAVGAVLLGILDGAPAPKRN